One Gadus morhua chromosome 1, gadMor3.0, whole genome shotgun sequence DNA segment encodes these proteins:
- the bin2a gene encoding bridging integrator 2a: protein MAESNSPKGGPTVFSKKVQRSLSRSKEKVLQRFGKTVESRDDVFDSWLERVHEQQSYGTRIHKDLKLYLAAVRDMRSASRRLTQSLYDVYEKDWAGDEDLGAIVEGEDLLWNDYEVKVSDQALRTMESYMGQFPDVRDRISKRGRKLVDYDHSLHQLESLQTAKKRDDEKIAKAEEDLNEAKHVYEAINTELKEDLPSLHESRIGCYVSVFSAISSLRDTFYKEMSTLNSDLQNVIKDLQEQHPNQVFAVKGLQRYGSLKRRSLMSPRLWKTSFSEFHQTYSPKMGPQRFSFKSPDKTRQGGTLTRASSLRGGAPPVRSRPSETHSLVLGDEDGRSLRSDAGGSLADAVQSGGRTGATGGDMEERKAEEDQNGGGEEDKSVKEDEAEADPASQAHQEDKGGEGDTAARSESSSELNHSFDSESLDLQLSAEANGTLYIEEKEDSPPANGLAVDSLGSKEVPQKDVPLGSQLLQDSKNTVV, encoded by the exons atgGCAGAGAGTAATAGTCCAAAGGGTGGTCCTACTGTCTTCAGTAAGAAAGTCCAAAGGTCACTGAGCAGAAGCAAAGAGAAG GTATTACAAAGGTTCGGCAAGACAGTGGAGTCAAGAGACGATGTCTTTGACAGTTGGCTCGAAAGAGTTCATGAACAGCAG TCTTATGGCACCCGGATTCACAAAGATCTGAAGCTTTACTTGGCAGCAGTCAGAG ACATGCGCAGCGCTTCAAGACGCCTGACCCAGTCTCTGTACGATGTTTACGAGAAAGACTGGGCGGGAGATGAGGATTTGGGGGCAATCGTGGAG GGTGAGGACCTTCTGTGGAACGATTACGAGGTGAAGGTGTCTGATCAGGCTCTGCGCACCATGGAGTCATACATGGGCCAGTTCCCCGATGTCCGg GACAGGATTTCCAAAAGGGGGAGAAAGCTAGTTGATTACGACCACTCCCTGCATCAGCTGGAGTCCCTTCAGACCGCCAAGAAAAGGGATGATGAGAAAATAGCAAAG GCAGAAGAAGACCTGAACGAGGCCAAGCATGTCTATGAGGCCATCAACACCGAACTGAAGGAAGACCTGCCTTCTTTACatgagag CCGCATCGGATGCTATGTGTCCGTCTTCTCTGCCATTTCCTCTTTGCGCGACACCTTCTACAAGGAGATGAGCACG CTGAACAGCGACTTACAGAATGTGATAAAGGATCTTCAAGAGCAGCATCCAAACCAGGTGTTTGCTGTGAAGGGCTTACAGCG GTATGGCTCTCTGAAGAGACGGTCGCTGATGTCCCCCAGGCTATGGAAGACCAGCTTCTCTGAATTCCACCAGACCTACAGCCCCAAAATGGGCCCCCAAAGGTTCAGCTTCAAGTCCCCTGACAAGACTCGCCAAGGCGGTACCCTGACCAGGGCGAGCAGCCTGCGTGGCGGGGCGCCCCCCGTGCGGTCTCGGCCCTCGGAGACGCACTCCCTGGTGCTGGGAGACGAGGACGGTCGGTCCCTCCGCAGCGACGCGGGCGGCTCCCTTGCGGATGCCGTGCAGTCCGGGGGTCGTACCGGGGCGACGGGGGGCGACATGGAGGAGCGGAAGGCGGAAGAAGATCAAAACGGTGGTGGGGAGGAAGACAAGTCTGTGAAGGAAGACGAGGCAGAGGCAGATCCCGCATCACAGGCCCATCAGGAAGATAAAGGCGGGGAGGGGGATACCGCGGCGCGGAGTGAGAGCAGCTCAGAACTGAACCACTCTTTTGACTCAGAGAGCTTGGATCTGCAGCTGTCTGCTGAGGCCAACGGCACACTGTACATTGAAGAGAAAGAAGACAGCCCACCAGCCAACGGACTAGCTGTCGACTCTCTGGGCTCCAAGGAGGTTCCTCAGAAG GATGTTCCTCTAGGAAGCCAGCTACTACAGGACTCAAAAAACACAGTGGTGTAA
- the LOC115549815 gene encoding inactive dipeptidyl peptidase 10 yields the protein MIATTQQNMTTEPDLGSSGGPPRNWKGIGIALVVIVGVMSLVIMSVIVLTPDESRLSLRSHLTMDDLEKDRFKVHDPCVAWLNEHEVALRSREGSVTSYNLQLNQTAALVDNSTLDLATTKFYVSADKSFVLLAYDIQQVFSQSFTASYAIYTVANGDLLELSPPEGEAPGLQYAGWGPQGNQLIYVHGGDIYYQPGASSPALRLTSSGQERRVTNGLSDWTYEEEVLLSYAAHWWSVDGARLAYLTVNNSATPLMEIPLFLGNIYPSNRLYPYPKAGSSIPSVSLFVVNLYGPTHTLEMMPPDSFRTRDGYISMVTWISSTRLAVRWLNRSQNQSVLCVCEATTGACSEKHKMVMDLMQNHRQDTPLFTADGSVFYMVLPAKQGARGEFYHIASVSAQPAIPSVPPRFLTSGNWDVTSLCALDEEAGRIYFMSSEGSRQSRHLYSVDLNGVFQRQCLSCDLKEECSFFKADFSHNQTNFILYCLGPGIPQVTLHSTTEPSRYEVLEDNGPLAEALEDKQLPETKFRTLSTDSHDLHLKLSVPRGYELNLHPLLLIVDGVPGSQSVTEEFSLGWPQVLSSSHGVALAWVDGRSGQRASSVDPHKLSSLRVKDYLGVVEWLMQLPYIDDRRMALYGKAFGGYLALKMLGATDRLFQCAAAAAPITDFRLYSSAFSERYLGLPAKEEHTYLSASLLEEVHKLKDENLLILHGTADASVHFQHSAELVSRLVKAEANYSLQMYPDEGHELRDPRSIQHFQRTLVNYVQGCMRQGLLLAPVEEPEEEDDN from the exons ATGATAGCCACAACTCAACAGAACATGACTACGGAACCG GACCTGGGCAGTTCTGGGGGTCCCCCACGGAACTGGAAGGGCATCGGGATCGCCCTGGTGGTGATCGTGGGGGTCATGTCATTGGTCATCATGTCGGTCATTGTCCTCACGCCCG ATGAGTCCCGGCTGTCTCTGCGTTCCCACCTCACCATGGATGACCTTGAGAAGGACCGGTTCAAAGTTCACGACCCCTGCGTGGCCTGGTTGAACG AACACGAAGTGGCCCTGCGCAGCAGAGAGGGATCCGTCACGTCCTACAACCTGCAGCTCAACCAGACGGCCGCCCTGGTGGACAACAGCACCCTG GACCTCGCAACAACTAAATTCTACGTGTCAGCTGACAAGAGCTTTGTCCTGTTGGCGTATGACATTCAACAG GTGTTCTCTCAGTCCTTCACTGCCTCTTATGCTATCTACACTGTGGCCAATGG ggACCTCTTGGAGCTGAGCCCACCAGAGGGGGAGGCGCCAGGGCTGCAGTACGCAGGCTGGGGTCCGCAGGGGAACCAGCTG ATCTACGTGCACGGGGGAGATATCTACTACCAGCCCGGCGCATCCAGCCCGGCCCTGCGCCTCACGTCCTCCGGGCAGGAGAGGCGGGTGACCAACGGCCTGTCGGACTGGACCTACGAAG AGGAGGTCCTGCTTAGCTACGCGGCTCACTGGTGGTCCGTGGACGGCGCCCGCCTCGCCTATCTCACCGTCAACAACTCGGCCACGCCGCTGATGGAGATACCGCTGTTCCTAGGCAACATCTACCCCTCCAACCGGCTCTACCCCTACCCTAAG GCTGGCTCCAGTATCCCCTCTGTCAGCCTGTTTGTGGTGAATCTGTACGGTCCGACTCACACGCTGGAGATGATGCCCCCAGACTCCTTCAGGACCAG AGACGGCTACATTTCCATGGTAACCTGGATTAGCAGCACCCGCCTTGCGGTGCGTTGGCTCAACCGCTCCCAGAACCAATCTGTGCTGTGCGTCTGCGAGGCCACCACTGGGGCCTGCTCAGAG AAACACAAAATGGTCATGGATCTCATGCAAAACCACCGACAG GATACCCCCTTGTTCACTGCGGATGGCTCTGTGTTTTATATGGTGCTGCCTGCCAAACAGGGAGCCCGTGGAGAGTTCTACCACATCGCCAGTGTCTCAGCCCAG CCTGCCATCCCCTCTGTGCCCCCCCGCTTCCTGACATCAGGGAACTGGGACGTGACGTCACTGTGCGCGCTGGACGAGGAAGCTGGGAGGAT ATACTTCATGAGCTCAGAGGGATCTAGGCAAAGCAGACATCTTTACAG CGTGGACCTGAACGGAGTCTTTCAGCGCCAGTGTCTCTCCTGTGATCTGAAAGAGGAATGCAGTTTCTTCAAAGCAGACTTCAGCCACAATCAGACCAACTTCATTCTCTATTGCCTCG GCCCCGGAATCCCTCAAGTGACGCTGCACAGCACGACGGAGCCCTCTA GGTACgaggtgctggaggacaacGGCCCTCTGGCTGAAGCCCTGGAGGACAAGCAGCTCCCAGAGACCAAGTTCAGGACGCTCTCCACAGACAGCCACG ATCTGCACCTAAAGCTGTCTGTACCTCGGGGTTACGAGTTGAACCTGCACCCGCTCCTCCTCATCGT AGATGGAGTTCCGGGAAGCCAGTCGGTGACGGAGGAGTTCAGCCTGGGCTGGCCCCAGGTGCTGTCCAGCTCCCACGGCGTGGCCCTGGCGTGGGTGGACGGccgcagcgggcagcgggcctCCTCGGTGGACCCCCACAAGCTCAGCTCCCTCAGAGTGAAGGATTACCTGGGGGTCGTGGA ATGGTTGATGCAACTGCCTTACATCGACGATCGGAGAATGGCCCTTTACGGCAAG GCGTTTGGTGGTTATTTAGCTCTAAAGATGTTAGGTGCAACGGACCGGCTGTTTCAATGTGCGGCTGCCGCGGCTCCCATTACCGACTTCAGACTTTATA GTTCTGCGTTCTCTGAGCGATATTTAGGCCTTCCAGCCAAGGAGGAGCACACATATTTG TCTGCATCTCTGCTGGAGGAGGTTCATAAACTCAAAGACGAGAATCTCCTAATTCTGCATGGAACGGCAGATG CGAGCGTCCACTTCCAGCACAGCGCGGAGCTGGTCAGCCGTCTGGTGAAGGCGGAGGCCAACTACTCCCTGCAGATGTACCCTGACGAGGGCCACGAGCTCCGGGACCCGCGCAGCATCCAGCACTTCCAGAGGACTCTGGTGAACTACGTCCAGGGCTGCATGAGGCAGGGGCTCCTCCTGGCCCCTgtggaggagccagaggaggaggacgataaTTGA
- the racgap1 gene encoding rac GTPase-activating protein 1, translating to METVGVNLHILLEPLMSQIEVLNNECIEPQFIQMALNFDECRRKWLRLEQDLGSCQEVLAKTQTERGSLEVKLKHARNQVDVEIRRRQKAEAECEKLDRQIQLIRELLISEGSSNSIQLNEEQRSALAFLNARSHAVPNMNTSRRLLTIDESASILSDISYDKTDDSLDWNSSAAPAMRLRKRQKRRSSRNQVDGPPMIAKRSRSAGRKSHRLQENESLVAKTTLTVLAGGGPVEAVSTIETVPTPYWTRSKRITETMEWDSESVQSVEIFKQPSVPDRVTRAEPSTPQNTGSMRVHEFVSKTVIKPESCVPCGKRIKFGKISLKCRDCRVVSHPECRERCPLPCIPTVAGTPVKNGEGTLADYVSVTSPMIPPLVVHCVNEIEQRGLNETGLYRLSGAERTVRDLKDKFLRSRTVPLLSKVEDIHAITGLLKDFLRNLKEPLLTFRLNRAFMEAAEISDDDNSIAQMYQLISQLPQPNRDTLAFLAVHFQRVAQSVATRMDVSNLSRVLSPTLVGHAVANPEPMTILQDTKRQPKVVERLLALPLEYWSQFLMVENDHPTSNIQMSILGPLTTPEHQLNKTPSSSSLKQRVKSSLTPSFGSKSKSAVGFSRPGNFFASPLLR from the exons ATGGAGACTGTTGGGGTAAACCTGCACATATTACTGGAACCGTTGATGTCCCAGATCGAAGTGCTCAACAATGAGTGCATTGAGCCTC AGTTTATTCAGATGGCTCTCAACTTTGACGAGTGCCGTCGGAAGTGGCTGAGGCTGGAACAGGACCTGGGCTCCTGCCAGGAGGTACTCGCTAAAACCCAGACAGAAAGGGGATCGCTGGAGGTCAAACTCAAGCACGCCCGCAATCAGGTGGACGTGGAGATCAGACGGCGACAGAAGGCAGAGGCGGAGTGTGAGAAGCTG GATCGTCAAATCCAGCTGATCAGGGAGCTTCTGATCAGCGAGGGTTCCTCCAACAGCATCCAGCTGAATGAGGAGCAGCGCTCCGCACTCGCCTTCCTCAATGCAAGATCTCACGCTGTACCGAACATGAACACCAGCCGCAG GCTGTTGACCATCGATGAGTCTGCATCCATCTTGTCAGACATCAGTTATGATAAAACCGACGACTCACTG GACTGGAACTCTTCGGCCGCCCCCGCAATGCGACTCAGGAAACGACAAAAGAGG CGCTCCTCTAGAAACCAGGTCGATGGCCCTCCCATGATCGCCAAGAGGTCTCGCTCGGCAGGCAGGAAGTCCCACAGG TTACAGGAGAACGAGTCTCTTGTGGCCAAAACCACGTTGACGGTACTGGCCGGCGGTGGACCGGTGGAGGCCGTTTCCACCATTGAGACGGTCCCAACACCATATTGGACCCGCAGCAAGAGGATAACTG AAACCATGGAATGGGACTCTGAGTCGGTCCAGTCAGTGGAGATCTTCAAACAGCCCAGTGTCCCCGATAGGGTGACGCGAGCGGAGCCAAGCACTCCACAAAACACTGGGAGCATGCGTGTCCACGAGTTTGTCTCCAAGACG GTCATCAAGCCGGAGTCCTGCGTGCCCTGCGGCAAGAGGATCAAGTTCGGGAAAATCTCCCTGAAGTGTCGCGACTGCAGGGTGGTCTCCCACCCGGAGTGCCGCGAGCGATGCCCCCTGCCGTGCATTCCCACCGTGGCTGGCACGCCAGTCAAAAACGGCGAG GGAACGCTTGCGGACTACGTCTCGGTCACGTCGCCCATGATCCCACCGCTGGTGGTCCACTGCGTCAACGAGATCGAGCAGCGGGGCCTGAATGAG ACGGGACTGTACCGCCTGTCTGGTGCCGAGCGCACCGTGCGGGACCTGAAAGACAAGTTCCTGCGCAGCAGAACTGTTCCTCTGCTCAGCAAAGTGGAGGACATCCACGCCATCACCGGCCTCCTCAAGGACTTCCTGAGGAACCTGAAGGAGCCCCTCCTCACCTTCCGCCTCAACAGAGCCTTCATGGaggcagcag AGATCTCGGATGACGACAACAGCATAGCTCAGATGTACCAGCTCATCAGCCAGCTGCCGCAGCCCAATAGAGACACGCTGGCCTTCCTGGCGGTTCACTTCCAGAG AGTTGCTCAGAGCGTGGCCACCAGGATGGACGTCAGCAACCTGTCTCGAGTGCTGAGCCCCACGCTGGTGGGCCACGCGGTGGCCAACCCCGAGCCCATGACCATCCTGCAGGACACCAAGCGCCAGCCCAAG GTGGTGGAACGCCTGTTGGCGCTGCCCTTGGAGTACTGGAGCCAGTTCCTGATGGTGGAGAACGATCACCCCACATCCAACATTCAAA TGAGCATTTTGGGCCCGCTCACCACTCCAGAGCACCAGCTGAATAAGAcgccctcctccagctctctgaaGCAGCGTGTGAAGTCCTCCCTGACGCCCAG TTTTGGCAGCAAGAGCAAATCTGCAGTGGGATTTTCTCGGCCGGGCAACTTCTTTGCATCGCCACTCCTTAGGTAA
- the si:ch211-210c8.6 gene encoding uncharacterized protein si:ch211-210c8.6 — translation MRISHIHVILQGLLDLIMGSTIVKCAVADLGIQWAGWAVAAAFKTEKFYDLAGSGTFILLAHLSHLWGGAGHVRQNVQTGLVTAWGIRLGTFLFMRILKDGQDRRFNNVRDNPGTFFVYWSIQAVWVFMTLLPTLMLNAERRDVPVGVRDYIGWGVWGLGFVTQAVADQQKWFFKRDPNNAGKFIQHGLWAYSRHPNYLGEILQWSGLWLSASSVMQGPQYLSAVSPLFVWFLLRHVSGVPILEKQALKKWGSDPAFQSYVQNTPLLWPFPRF, via the exons ATGAGAATATCTCATATTCATGTGATACTACAAGGACTGCTGGACCTGATTATGGGGAGCACGATTGTCAAATGTGCGGTGGCCGATTTGGGCATCCAGTGGGCTGGATGGGCTGTGGCGGCAGCCTTTAAAACGGAGAAGTTCTATGACCTGGCAG GATCAGGAACATTTATACTGCTAGCCCACCTGAGTCACCTGTGGGGCGGGGCTGGCCATGTCCGGCAGAATGTGCAAACCGGCCTGGTGACCGCATGGGGAATCAG GTTGGGGACATTCCTGTTCATGCGTATCCTGAAGGACGGCCAGGACCGCAGGTTCAACAACGTCAGAGACAACCCTGGGACCTTCTTCGTATACTGGAGCATTCAAG ctgtgtgggtgtttatgaCCCTGCTGCCCACACTGATGCTCAATGCTGAGAGGCGGGATGTGCCCGTGGGTGTGAGGGATTACATTGGCTGGGGCGTCTGGGGCCTGGGCTTCGTCACTCAGGCTGTGGCCGACCAGCAGAAGTGGTTCTTCAAGCGTGACCCAAATAATGCT GGAAAATTCATCCAGCACGGACTGTGGGCCTACAGCCGCCACCCCAACTACCTGGGAGAGATCCTGCAGTGGTCGGGCCTCTGGCTCTCCGCCTCGTCCGTCATGCAGGGCCCCCAGTACCTGAGCGCGGTGTCGCCCCTCTTCGTGTGGTTCCTGCTCCGCCACGTCAGCGGGGTGCCCATCTTGGAGAAGCAGGCCCTGAAGAAGTGGGGATCAGACCCGGCCTTCCAGAGCTACGTGCAGAACACCCCTCTGCTCTGGCCCTTTCCTCGGTTCTAA